Proteins encoded together in one Impatiens glandulifera chromosome 1, dImpGla2.1, whole genome shotgun sequence window:
- the LOC124920751 gene encoding uncharacterized protein LOC124920751 has protein sequence MVSELDAHRNQEDKEETQINTDDSSSSDYLSSSLTNSSNDERSRMSRKKKYENDVLTMHNSDHTSAIICTTIFNGGNYIGWSSGMRLALEAKSKLGFIDGSLVVRKESEVFDKWRKMDCLVRSWILNTMSDEIKSNYSSTTTALDLWLDIKERYQENNGPQSYQIQKAISNLRQDQPESSSNQNSKFSNIEIADVVKEVIKGLQTQRKCKDKYSEGC, from the exons atggtatcagagctagatgCTCATCGAAATCAAGAAGACAAAGAAGAGACTCAGATTAACACCGATGATTCTTCTTCCAGCGATTACCTTTCATCTTCTCTAACAAATAGTTCGAACGACGAAAGATCAAGAATGTCTAGAAAGAAGAAATACGAAAATGATGTGCTAACAATGCATAACTCAGATCATACAAGTGCGATTATATGTACTACTATTTTTAATGGCGGAAATTATATTGGCTGGAGCAGTGGTATGCGATTAGCGCTAGAAGCAAAATCAAAGTTAGGGTTTATTGATGGATCTTTAGTTGTACGAAAAGAATCAGAAGTATTTGATAAATGGCGAAAGATGGACTGTTTAGTTCGTTCTTGGATTCTGAACACTATGTCGGATGAGATTAAATCAAACTATTCTTCCACAACCACAGCGTTAGACTTATGGCTTGATATCAAAGAACGATATCAAGAAAACAACGGTCCACAATCTTATCAGATCCAAAAGGCCATTAGTAACCTGAGACAAG ATCAACCAGAATCATCATCAAATCAGAATTCTAAATTCAGTAACATTGAAATTGCTGATGTGGTGAAAGAAGTCATAAAAGGACTGCAAACCCAAAGAAAATGTAAAGACAAGTACAGCGAAG GATGTTAA
- the LOC124920585 gene encoding caffeoyl-CoA O-methyltransferase 5-like has translation MEANGGDKMSHQDFGHKSLLQSDDLYQYILETSVYPREPESMKELREVTAKHPWSVMATSADGGQFLNMLLKLINAKNTMEIGVYTGYSLLAAALAIPHDGKILAMDINREDYELGLPVIEKAGVAHKIEFKEGPALPVLDEMLKDEKNYGSLDFIFVDADKNNYINYHKRLIDLVKIGGVIGYDNTLWGGSVAAPPDAPLKKYIMDSRDFVLELNKALAADPRIEICMLPIGDGVTLCRRIK, from the exons ATGGAGGCCAACGGCGGTGACAAGATGAGCCATCAAGATTTCGGCCACAAGAGCCTTCTTCAAAGCGACGATCTTTACCAGTATATACTTGAAACCAGTGTCTACCCTAGAGAGCCGGAATCCATGAAAGAACTCAGGGAAGTCACTGCTAAGCATCCATG GAGCGTAATGGCCACCTCTGCCGACGGGGGTCAGTTTTTGAACATGCTTTTGAAGCTGATCAATGCCAAAAACACCATGGAAATCGGCGTCTACACCGGATATTCTCTTCTCGCCGCCGCCCTAGCTATCCCCCACGACGgaaag ATTCTAGCAATGGACATAAACAGAGAAGACTACGAGTTGGGTCTTCCAGTTATTGAGAAGGCAGGGGTGGCGCATAAGATTGAATTCAAAGAGGGACCGGCTCTGCCAGTTCTTGACGAGATGTTGAAAGATGAAAAGAATTATGGAAGCTTGGATTTCATATTCGTAGATGCGGACAAGAACAATTACATAAATTACCACAAGAGGTTGATCGATCTGGTTAAGATCGGGGGAGTAATCGGTTATGACAACACCCTGTGGGGCGGCTCCGTGGCGGCGCCACCTGATGCTCCCTTAAAGAAGTACATAATGGACAGTAGGGACTTCGTTCTGGAGCTCAATAAAGCGCTAGCTGCTGATCCAAGGATCGAGATCTGCATGCTCCCCATTGGTGATGGTGTTACCCTGTGCCGTCGCATCAAATGA